The nucleotide sequence GCAACTGTTCTGCGTCGATTGAAACCACAAGCAGTCCCTACATTGTTTAATTATGATTTCCGTAGCTCAGTTAGTTTGAATTCTACAGTGATGAGTACTCAGTTGTATGAGGTATGTAAATACACAATACGTAATATactatgtaaatgtatatgcaataattataaatattttttattttataggtaATAACATGCGAACCTTTAGTTTCACATACTAATAGGGTTTGTGAAAATTCGAGTAATAATTTAGTATATCGAACATCAACAGCTAATGTGTTGTGTCAAACTTCGAGCACTAATATGGTACGTAAGTCTTAAATTTGAATGCTAATGTGTAAAGGTATGCCTGAACCAAATTGTAAGTTGATAGGAGTCAAATGAAAATCCCTTATGTtgtcataattttatttctgaaagccacattgaaaatttaatctaaattttattgctCCAGGAAGAAACGAGTACCTCAATGAAAAAGGACGTTGGTGTCCAAACAGAGGATAGGTATTTATCACCATCAGAGGAAGTAATGCAGTTGCGGAACAAAGTTAGAATACTGCAAAAACGATTGCAGCGACGAGAAACCAGATTAAACAGCATGACTAACGTTATtcaacatttgaaaaaaactgGTTAGCATAGAGCTTAATGAATAAGAAATACTTGTGCGTTGTATCAGAAATATAGATTAGAGTGAGGAATAGCAAGTTAGCAAGTGAGgaatatgcaaattattaagacagaagaagaaaatttcaccAGATACTGCAAGAAATAATGCACAAGACAAGTAACGTTGCCTTGTAATCCGTGTGTGCACGCATTACCCATATGCTACCTTTATAAAGTGATACTTTTTACCTGTTTACAACAAGAAGAGGAGCATATAACATGATCAACAAAAGAGTAAGTAAAATCCACAATTAATAGTAGATAGTGTTTACAGTGCGGGTCCTAAGTGCTTGGCTGCCACTGTGCAAATCCATTTTTCGCCGCCCCTTTATTGCgttaaaatttgtgaaaattcaaaaatgttcataGTATATAGAATAggataaatgaataatttcatttgtaaaatatgtattgtttattttattttaataattatttataaagaaaatgacaacaaataataattttcagtgatacatatatcttttaatacattctaaaattaaataacaaaatttctgtaCCAAATCACGTTCTCAAATTAACTTTTCTGGCTTTTAAAGACGCAAATTCgtctattatttttgataagtCTATACTTTCTGATATTTCATGTTCAATAGAAATAAGTGCAAAAATACTTAGTTTTTCTTGGGACAGCGTAAATCGgagataatttttaattattttgagttTCGAGGAACTTCTTTCGCCAGACGCAACAGAAACTGAcagggttaaaaaaattctcagtGCAATAGTATAATTGGGGAAATAAGATAACATGTCAGCATCTACGATCTTTTGTAAAACTTAAAAGGGATTGTTTGATAACGATGCATCAGGAAAAATTTCCTGGTACGATATTATTTCATGATATAATTGAATACCTCCAAAATCCCTTTGTAACAcattattttgatttcatcagaatttcacattcaaattcATACATGATTTCATTAAGGCAtaatcattcatttttttgaaatcatATAAAAAGCTAAACAGAGATTCACATTCGTTTACTAATTCAAACCTTTGATCCAGAGAATTGCTTATGTGAtccaaaatgataaaataaaaatttattttaatgtgcTGTTTAGGATCTATAACCGAATCAGCTTTGttttcgtacaaaaattgacgtggtttttttatatgacgaattataataatatggcGCCGTTACTAATGAACATATTAAAACAttcatcgtttcttttttgaataatgtaattttttagattttttaaagCATGCACACATCCAGCTAAAGTTATTTTTGGCTTTTAAAGCATTTTACTAACAATAtctatttttgaaagtaaatcgtgccaaatatttatagaacatataaatttgaaagaaaatatcttttcttCCAGTGAAAGAggcatattttttgtttttacgtcTTAAGTTGGATCATTCGTTAATTCAGTTAAACTATCAATTATATTCTTCAGATTATGGCTCAATGGTCTTATAGCTTTAATTCTGCTTTCCCATCTTGTCTCATTAAGACTTTTAAGTGTTAAATTTGTAACGCGTTTCTTTAAAAGAGTCCATCGATATGTGCaagcagaaataaaataaaatatttcctgaataatttcaaaaaaatcaaatatttcgcCGCTACTATTCGCTGCATCACTTACAACCAAATTCAAAGTGTGAGCATTACAAGGAACAAAAAGTGCTTTTGGATTGATGTCTAAGATGCGCTTTTGAAGGTCAATATTTTTACCTCTCATATTGGATCCGTTGTCGTAACATTGTCCCCtaatattttgaacaactaattcataatttgataatttttttaattggaagcTGTACAATTCTTCACCAGTACTATTTGTGACGGGATAAAAATCCCCAAAAAACTGTCAACTTTTTTAGTAGTAAAGAGAGGCCGGTTCTAACTCTGGAGCTCCGAGAGGGGAGCGGGGGAGCGGGAACCGAGGGGAGAGGGGACGAGCGGTGGGGGAtcggtaattattacctacggtcggTAAGGTA is from Hylaeus volcanicus isolate JK05 unplaced genomic scaffold, UHH_iyHylVolc1.0_haploid 7719, whole genome shotgun sequence and encodes:
- the LOC128882230 gene encoding THAP domain-containing protein 1, translating into MGKACCIKNCRNSSKLNPNVSFHKFPTKPDELKKFVAAIPPSLQLKITKFSTICSKHFTPESFQPIITATVLRRLKPQAVPTLFNYDFRSSVSLNSTVMSTQLYEVITCEPLVSHTNRVCENSSNNLVYRTSTANVLCQTSSTNMEETSTSMKKDVGVQTEDRYLSPSEEVMQLRNKVRILQKRLQRRETRLNSMTNVIQHLKKTG